A window of the Miscanthus floridulus cultivar M001 chromosome 14, ASM1932011v1, whole genome shotgun sequence genome harbors these coding sequences:
- the LOC136505921 gene encoding uncharacterized protein, translated as MVEQGFAKWFRCHIENKRKENPESVSEGLWALSCGPDLRVKTCAACKVNGVRYSTVDRENFLLTQNSGVMTEGSHDGNNIDFYGVLKEVIELQYNSNLQVRRTVVLFRCDWFKQEGKTIGLRDDGHFKSINVQSLWYKTDPFILATQSKKIFYLQDTSLGKDWRVVQKFEHRNIYDVAEKDEASHDVHQDDYCADTEHVVQAGADNEVTHNIQGGEASIIEGNLQDLISSKKQPIIREDSEDEEEDETVLQYCSDGGNDNNDDMSLDDEDDDF; from the exons ATGGTTGAACAAGGATTTGCAAAGTGGTTTAGGTGCCAT ATTGAGAACAAACGCAAGGAGAATCCAGAATCGGTTAGCGAAGGATTGTGGGCACTGTCATGTGGCCCAGATCTGCGAGTTAAGACTTGTGCAGCTTGCAAGGTTAATGGAGTGCGGTATAGCACTGTGGATCGTGAGAATTTCCTTCTGACACAAAATAGTGGTGTAATGACTGAAGGTTCACATGATGGGAACAACATAGATTTTTATGGAGTCCTTAAAGAGGTAATTGAGTTGCAATATAACTCAAATCTTCAAGTCCGTCGGACGGTGGTTCTATTTCGATGCGATTGGTTCAAGCAAGAAGGCAAGACGATAGGCCTTCGAGATGACGGACATTTCAAATCCATCAATGTGCAGTCATTATGGTACAAGACTGATCCTTTCATCTTAGCAACTCAATCGAAAAAGATATTTTACCTGCAAGACACATCTTTAGGTAAAGATTGGCGAGTTGTGCAGAAATTTGAACATAGGAATATTTATGATGTCGCTGAAAAAGATGAGGCCAGTCATGATGTGCATCAGGATGATTATTGTGCTGATACTGAACATGTAGTGCAAGCAGGGGCTGATAATGAGGTTACGCACAATATTCAAGGTGGAGAAGCCAGTATAATTGAAGGAAATTTACAAGACCTTATAAGCAGCAAGAAGCAACCTATTATTCGTGAAGAtagtgaggatgaggaggaagatgagacaGTACTGCAGTACTGTAGTGATGGTGGCAATGATAACAATGATGACATGTCCCtagacgatgaagatgatgatttcTAG
- the LOC136503857 gene encoding uncharacterized protein → MKQKKKKNNAEPSTEQNGELDAVEAFKTCHTSSKHGLTELAREAVSNMEALRTEPVAEGETAVSSVQVVSQVLSQNSSNLFLKSVGIKPVPSSKSSSSNESELREQLAAEATAAVQGEIDELKKRSEEAEEKLARTQKEMEEYKKLTEINNKAMEENNALLKRILAINNASST, encoded by the exons ATGaaacagaaaaagaagaaaaacaatgcaGAACCAAGCACAGAACAAAATGGAGAACTTGATGCGGTGGAGGCCTTCAAGACCTGCCATACCAGCTCCAAACATGGTCTGACTGAACTAGCAAGAGAAGCAGTT tcaaatatggaagctttgaggacagaacctgttgctgaaggtgagacagcagtgtccagtgtgcaggttgtgtcccaggtgctctcccagaacagctcaaaccttttcctgaagagtgttggcatcaaaccagtgccatcctccaaatcatcatcatcaaatgaaagcgagcttcgggagcaactagcagctgaagctacggctgctgtacaaggtgaaatcgatgaactcaagaagagaagtgaagaagctgaggaaaagctggcgaggacacaaaaggagatggaggagtacaagaagctgacagagataaacaacaaggcaatggaggagaacaatgcgctgctcaagcgtatcttggccatcaacaatgcttcttcgacatga
- the LOC136503856 gene encoding rRNA biogenesis protein RRP36-like: MVATRGQGTKRPAEQEQEGGKSANKKTNSEDSNSSEYLLEDDDQGDSDDDDTESDVQPQPLATKYPPGYSRKVIASKKKKIGPTMAPGVRASKRVRASQGSQVQTPESQTRSSKRLQPSARDGQNVEDPTDGHDEIPPQRSYTDAEEGNGAGGQDNIAAEEVSGAGAQDSTGADEDNVAGEADTEGKL; this comes from the exons ATGGTGGCAACAAGGGGGCAAGGTACGAAGCGACCTGCAGAACAAGAACAAG AAGGGGGAAAATCAgcaaacaagaaaacaaataGTGAAGATTCAAATTCATCGGAGtatctccttgaagatgatgatcaaggagatagtgatgatgatgacactgAATCTGATGTGCAGCCACAACCCCTGGCAACTAag TATCCTCCAGGGTATAGTCGGAAAGTCATAgcttcaaagaagaagaagataggtCCCACCATGGCGCCAGGAGTTAGGGCTAGTAAGAGAGTGAGGGCATCTCAAGGATCACAGGTGCAAACTCCTGAATCCCAAACAAGATCATCAAAAAGGCTTCAACCTTCAGCGAGAGATGGCCAGAATGTAGAGGATCCTACAGATGGTCATGATGAAATACCACCACAAAGGTCTTATACGGATGCAGAGGAAGGCAATGGAGCTGGTGGTCAGGACAATATAGCTGCAGAGGAAGtcagtggagctggtgctcaagaCAGTACAGGTGCTGATGAAGACAATGTAGCTGGAGAGGCAGACACTGAAGGCAAGTTATAG